In a single window of the Pseudomonas sp. B21-015 genome:
- a CDS encoding GNAT family N-acetyltransferase codes for MLLTHRPVSAEDVLTICDFPQNPQELFFMFPKAQYPLTEAQLRASIAQRSDSTVVEGDNAVVGFANFYAFERDGVCAIGNVIVSPKARGKGVARFLVETMVALAFERHRASEVQLSCFNENTAGLLLYPQLGFVPFGVEERVSQDGRRVALIQMRKTGGL; via the coding sequence ATGCTGCTCACCCACCGCCCCGTCAGTGCTGAAGATGTGTTGACGATTTGCGACTTTCCTCAAAATCCCCAAGAGCTTTTTTTCATGTTCCCGAAGGCGCAGTACCCGCTGACGGAAGCTCAGCTGCGAGCATCGATTGCTCAACGCTCGGACTCAACGGTGGTTGAAGGGGATAATGCTGTTGTCGGTTTTGCTAACTTTTATGCGTTTGAGCGCGATGGCGTTTGCGCGATCGGCAATGTGATCGTTTCGCCCAAGGCTCGGGGGAAAGGTGTCGCGAGGTTTTTGGTGGAAACGATGGTGGCACTGGCGTTTGAACGTCATCGGGCAAGCGAGGTGCAGCTTTCGTGTTTCAACGAGAACACGGCGGGGCTGCTTTTGTATCCCCAGCTTGGGTTTGTGCCGTTTGGGGTTGAGGAGCGGGTGTCGCAGGATGGGCGCCGTGTAGCGCTTATACAAATGAGAAAGACTGGGGGGCTCTGA
- a CDS encoding MFS transporter yields the protein MKLITQSGSVRWALASLSLSMLMPSLDTSIANTGLPTLAEAFDASFQHVQWIVLAYLLAITTLIVSVGRLGDIVGRRRLLLAGITIFSLSSLACGVAPSLGWLVGARAVQGLGAAIMLALTVAFVGETVPKAQTGSAMGLLGTMSAIGTTLGPSLGGMLIAGVGWQAIFLINVPLGVLNIWLAYRYLPADSRRAKAGRAGFDKTGTLLLALTLAAYALAMTIGHGDVGPLNIALLLAAVFGAGIFIFVEATVASPLIKLALFRQPGLSASLAMSTLVSTVMMATLVVGPFYLSGALGLGAALVGLTLSVGPLVAALSGVPAGRLVDRFGTRRMTLVGLAAMVLGAGALSMMPAGFGILGYLAPIAVITASYALFQAANNTAIMTDIRPDQRGVISGLLSLSRNLGLITGASVMGAVFTLASATADITTASPAAIANGMRITFAVAGVLIVLAFVIALAPRVSHCCTACSNELQ from the coding sequence ATGAAACTCATCACTCAATCAGGTTCGGTGCGCTGGGCGCTTGCGAGCCTTTCGCTGTCGATGTTGATGCCTTCACTCGACACCAGCATTGCCAATACAGGATTGCCGACGTTGGCCGAGGCGTTCGATGCTTCCTTCCAGCACGTGCAGTGGATCGTTCTGGCGTATCTGCTGGCGATCACCACGCTGATCGTCAGTGTCGGACGGCTCGGCGATATCGTCGGCCGTCGGCGCTTGCTGCTGGCGGGCATCACTATTTTCAGCCTGTCATCGCTGGCGTGCGGTGTGGCGCCGTCGCTTGGGTGGCTGGTCGGCGCCCGGGCAGTGCAGGGGCTCGGGGCGGCGATCATGCTGGCGCTGACCGTGGCGTTTGTCGGCGAGACGGTGCCGAAAGCACAGACCGGCAGCGCCATGGGATTGCTCGGAACGATGTCGGCGATCGGCACTACGCTGGGGCCGTCGCTCGGTGGGATGTTGATCGCCGGCGTAGGCTGGCAGGCGATTTTTCTGATCAACGTGCCGCTGGGTGTTCTGAATATCTGGCTCGCGTATCGCTATTTGCCTGCGGACTCGCGGCGGGCGAAAGCGGGGCGGGCGGGCTTCGACAAGACAGGCACGTTGCTGCTGGCGCTGACGCTCGCGGCGTACGCGCTCGCCATGACGATCGGCCACGGTGATGTTGGTCCGCTCAATATCGCGCTGTTGCTGGCGGCAGTTTTCGGCGCTGGAATTTTCATATTCGTTGAGGCCACGGTTGCATCGCCATTGATCAAATTGGCGCTGTTCAGGCAGCCGGGATTGAGCGCAAGCCTGGCCATGAGCACGCTCGTTTCGACGGTAATGATGGCGACGCTGGTGGTCGGGCCGTTTTATCTTTCGGGTGCACTTGGGCTCGGTGCGGCGCTTGTCGGCCTCACCTTGTCGGTCGGCCCGCTGGTGGCTGCATTGAGCGGTGTACCGGCCGGTCGCCTGGTGGACCGTTTTGGCACTCGACGCATGACCCTTGTCGGGCTCGCGGCAATGGTGCTCGGTGCGGGTGCTTTATCGATGATGCCCGCGGGGTTCGGTATCCTCGGTTACCTCGCGCCCATTGCGGTGATCACGGCCAGCTACGCGTTGTTCCAGGCGGCCAACAACACCGCGATCATGACCGACATCCGCCCGGACCAGCGCGGCGTGATTTCCGGCCTGCTCAGCCTGTCGCGCAATCTTGGGCTGATCACCGGGGCCTCGGTCATGGGCGCTGTGTTTACGCTCGCCTCGGCGACGGCAGACATCACCACAGCTTCTCCCGCAGCCATCGCCAACGGTATGCGGATCACGTTTGCCGTCGCCGGGGTGTTGATCGTCCTGGCCTTTGTTATCGCATTGGCGCCGCGAGTTTCACACTGCTGCACCGCATGCAGTAATGAACTGCAGTGA
- a CDS encoding DUF1289 domain-containing protein — protein sequence MAKDIENPCITVCQLSGELCVSCGRTKDDIRKWKRMKRPEKMAAVQRASLRLKGLQKR from the coding sequence GTGGCCAAGGACATCGAAAATCCGTGTATTACCGTTTGCCAGTTGAGCGGTGAGTTGTGTGTCAGTTGTGGTCGCACCAAGGACGACATCAGAAAATGGAAACGCATGAAGCGTCCGGAGAAAATGGCGGCGGTGCAACGTGCGAGTTTGCGGTTGAAGGGGCTTCAGAAAAGGTGA
- a CDS encoding LysR family transcriptional regulator, protein MTTPDLNLLITLDVLLAEGSVARAAQRLRLSPSAMSRALARLRETTGDPLLVRAGRGLVPTPRALELREHVSRLVQDAEAVLRPAEQLDLKHLVRTFTLRTSDGFVENFGPALIARVSEQAPGVRLHFVQKLSKDSAALRDGSVDLETGVVGGTTSPEVRTRALFEDRFMGVVRRGHSLSEGEVTASRYATGRHILISRRGLDKGPMDQALEALGLEREIVTIVGGFSAALALARASDLIATVPAQHTRNLRAGLHSFALPFDLPPITISMLWHPRMDADSAHRWLRECVREVCARP, encoded by the coding sequence ATGACGACACCTGACCTGAATTTGCTGATTACCCTGGACGTGCTGCTCGCCGAAGGCAGTGTCGCGCGCGCCGCCCAACGACTGCGCCTGAGCCCGTCGGCCATGAGCCGGGCGCTGGCACGATTGCGCGAAACGACGGGCGACCCGCTGCTGGTCCGGGCCGGACGCGGCCTGGTGCCGACGCCCCGGGCGCTCGAATTGCGCGAACACGTCAGTCGTTTGGTGCAAGACGCCGAAGCGGTTTTGCGCCCCGCCGAACAACTCGACCTCAAGCACCTGGTGCGCACGTTTACGCTGCGCACCAGCGACGGTTTTGTCGAAAACTTCGGACCGGCGTTGATAGCCCGCGTCAGTGAACAAGCGCCCGGCGTGCGCTTGCACTTTGTGCAGAAGCTGAGCAAGGACAGCGCCGCGCTTCGTGACGGTTCCGTCGACCTGGAAACCGGCGTGGTCGGCGGCACGACGAGCCCGGAGGTACGTACCCGCGCGTTGTTCGAAGATCGTTTCATGGGCGTCGTGCGCAGGGGGCATTCGCTGAGCGAGGGCGAAGTCACCGCCTCCCGTTATGCCACAGGCCGGCACATCCTGATCTCACGGCGCGGGCTCGATAAGGGCCCGATGGATCAAGCCCTGGAAGCGCTGGGGCTGGAGCGGGAGATCGTCACCATCGTCGGCGGCTTCTCGGCCGCGCTGGCGCTGGCTCGCGCCTCGGACCTGATCGCCACAGTGCCCGCGCAACATACTCGAAACCTGCGCGCCGGCCTGCACAGTTTCGCTCTCCCGTTCGACTTGCCGCCGATCACCATTTCGATGCTCTGGCACCCACGGATGGATGCCGATTCGGCGCATCGATGGTTGCGTGAATGTGTTCGAGAGGTTTGTGCGCGGCCCTAG